From Pelosinus fermentans DSM 17108, the proteins below share one genomic window:
- a CDS encoding LemA family protein encodes MNKTVWIVLALVAVLVIGAFSGYNGLVNMDEAINGKWSQVENQLQRRADLIPNLNATVSGYAQHEQAAIKAVADARAKLAGSQGVAAKAEANNELGGALSRLLVIAENYPNLKADQNFRQLADELAGTENRIAVARKDYNDAVQIYNSKIRTFPSNIYAGMLGFGAKEYFKAAEGAQQVPQVKF; translated from the coding sequence ATGAACAAAACAGTATGGATTGTGCTTGCTCTGGTTGCTGTGCTGGTGATAGGCGCATTCTCTGGCTATAATGGTTTAGTTAATATGGACGAAGCAATAAATGGCAAGTGGAGCCAGGTAGAAAATCAGCTGCAGCGTCGGGCCGATTTAATTCCGAATTTAAATGCGACTGTATCAGGATATGCTCAGCATGAACAAGCAGCCATTAAGGCAGTGGCAGATGCAAGAGCAAAACTTGCCGGAAGTCAAGGGGTTGCTGCTAAAGCAGAAGCAAATAATGAATTAGGCGGTGCACTTTCCAGATTATTAGTCATCGCAGAAAACTATCCGAACCTTAAAGCGGATCAGAACTTTAGACAGCTGGCTGATGAATTGGCTGGTACTGAAAATCGCATTGCAGTAGCACGTAAAGATTACAATGATGCAGTGCAGATATACAACTCAAAAATCCGTACGTTCCCATCCAATATCTATGCAGGAATGTTAGGCTTTGGAGCAAAAGAATACTTCAAAGCAGCAGAAGGCGCACAGCAAGTACCGCAAGTGAAGTTTTAA
- a CDS encoding TPM domain-containing protein: MKKRLAWIVFVAYLLIAAVAWAQPQVPPAPTNSIYIQDYAGVVSPETKSRINSLGSQLAAKTKAQIVVMTTKTLEGAPLEEYSLEVLRQWGVGDKTLNNGVLILVAVDDKQSRIEVGYGLEGALPDAKTGRIQDNYMIPYFQQGDYDKGILNGYLTVATEVAKEYNLELKTDAKPVQRAQAATQEGGWDTLPWWAKIAIAVGVILLLMMDWLFFGGAITYMLLSVLSRRGGGGGGGGGFGGGSGGGGGSSRRW; encoded by the coding sequence ATGAAAAAGAGGCTAGCCTGGATTGTGTTTGTGGCATATCTGTTGATCGCTGCAGTAGCCTGGGCACAGCCGCAAGTACCGCCAGCTCCTACGAATAGCATTTACATTCAGGATTATGCTGGTGTAGTAAGTCCAGAAACAAAGTCCCGGATCAATAGCTTAGGAAGCCAGCTTGCTGCTAAAACAAAGGCCCAGATTGTGGTTATGACCACCAAAACACTAGAAGGAGCACCTTTGGAAGAGTATTCCTTAGAAGTTCTCAGGCAGTGGGGTGTGGGTGATAAAACCCTTAATAATGGAGTTCTTATTTTAGTAGCAGTAGACGATAAACAGTCCCGTATTGAAGTTGGCTATGGCCTGGAAGGTGCATTGCCAGATGCTAAGACTGGGCGCATTCAAGATAATTATATGATTCCTTATTTTCAACAGGGAGATTATGATAAAGGCATTTTAAATGGCTATCTGACGGTTGCCACGGAAGTTGCAAAAGAATATAATCTCGAACTTAAAACCGATGCAAAACCTGTACAGCGGGCACAAGCTGCCACGCAAGAAGGAGGGTGGGATACACTTCCTTGGTGGGCAAAAATTGCGATTGCTGTTGGGGTTATTCTACTGCTGATGATGGATTGGCTATTCTTTGGCGGAGCCATAACCTATATGCTGTTGTCCGTTTTATCCCGACGCGGTGGCGGCGGAGGAGGCGGTGGCGGTTTTGGCGGCGGCTCTGGCGGAGGCGGCGGTTCCAGCCGCAGGTGGTAA
- the rd gene encoding rubredoxin, with protein MEKWVCVVCGYEYDEEAGDPDSGIAPGTKFEDIPEDWVCPLCGVGKDQFEKQA; from the coding sequence ATGGAAAAATGGGTTTGTGTAGTTTGTGGCTATGAATATGATGAAGAAGCTGGTGATCCAGATAGCGGTATCGCCCCTGGCACTAAATTTGAAGATATCCCCGAGGACTGGGTCTGTCCATTGTGTGGAGTTGGCAAAGACCAATTCGAAAAACAAGCATAA
- a CDS encoding DUF3231 family protein, producing the protein MTILDKVSSETRGIFNMFFDKEPLNYLEAAGLYGIIAQGRYNVAALEVLYNHAQDRDLKALIKEAIDRQSKVIIEHSEDLLQESGGRIPTLSFSQRTLHKDSLNIPTDAHLTDGEVAIAVGTMGKAAQMALLAALHQSYQVEVALMYRRMLDAGLEWDYRLLQLMLQRGWLPRLAKIEH; encoded by the coding sequence ATGACGATCCTAGACAAAGTAAGTTCAGAGACTCGTGGTATCTTCAACATGTTTTTTGACAAAGAACCTCTTAACTATTTAGAAGCAGCTGGATTATATGGAATCATTGCCCAAGGCCGCTATAATGTCGCTGCCCTTGAGGTTCTTTATAATCATGCCCAAGATCGTGATTTAAAAGCATTAATTAAGGAAGCAATTGACAGACAAAGCAAAGTGATTATCGAGCATTCCGAAGATCTGCTCCAAGAAAGCGGTGGTCGAATCCCAACTTTGTCCTTCAGTCAACGCACTTTGCACAAAGACTCTTTAAACATTCCCACAGATGCTCATCTAACGGATGGCGAAGTTGCCATCGCTGTCGGCACCATGGGTAAAGCCGCGCAAATGGCCTTATTAGCCGCCCTGCACCAATCTTACCAAGTAGAAGTCGCATTAATGTATCGCAGAATGCTGGATGCTGGTCTCGAGTGGGATTATCGTCTATTGCAGCTTATGTTACAACGCGGCTGGCTTCCCAGACTGGCTAAAATCGAACATTAA
- a CDS encoding zinc-ribbon domain containing protein, whose translation MVQDKTLACRECGAEFVFSASEQEFYNEKGFTNEPGRCPQCRAARKQRNNGGSSFNRGGARPQREMHDVTCAACGVETQVPFRPSSDRPVYCRDCFSKNSGR comes from the coding sequence ATGGTTCAAGACAAAACTTTAGCATGCCGCGAATGTGGCGCAGAATTCGTGTTCTCAGCTTCAGAACAAGAATTCTATAACGAAAAAGGCTTCACTAACGAGCCTGGTCGTTGCCCACAATGTCGTGCAGCTCGTAAACAAAGAAATAATGGCGGTAGCAGCTTTAACCGTGGTGGCGCTCGTCCACAACGCGAAATGCATGATGTAACCTGTGCAGCTTGCGGTGTAGAAACACAAGTGCCTTTCCGTCCAAGCAGCGATCGTCCTGTATATTGCCGCGATTGCTTCAGCAAAAACAGCGGTCGTTAA
- the mdh gene encoding malate dehydrogenase has protein sequence MKITVVGAGNVGATCANVIAQRELASELVLLDIKEGVSEGKALDMMQTATLLGFDTRVTGSTSDYSKTADSDVVVITSGIPRKPGMTREDLIGTNAGIVKGVVDNILKYSPKAIFVIISNPMDTMTYLALKASGLPKNRIIGMGGILDSSRFKCYLSQAMNVPATDIHGVVVGGHGDTTMIPLTRFATYMGIPAAELLDAATLEKVAADTMVGGATLTGLLGTSAWYAPGAAGALLVEAIVRDEKKVYPCCVALDGEYGQKDICLGVPVVIGKNGWEKIVDYKLNAEEQEKFNKSAEAVRKMNAVLVDLKVV, from the coding sequence ATGAAAATTACAGTTGTTGGTGCTGGTAATGTAGGCGCAACCTGCGCAAACGTAATTGCACAAAGAGAATTAGCAAGCGAATTGGTATTATTGGATATCAAGGAAGGGGTTTCTGAAGGTAAAGCATTGGATATGATGCAAACTGCAACCTTGCTTGGTTTTGATACTAGGGTTACTGGTAGTACCAGTGACTATAGTAAAACTGCAGATTCCGATGTAGTTGTAATCACCTCTGGTATTCCTCGCAAACCTGGTATGACGCGTGAAGACTTGATCGGCACCAATGCAGGTATTGTTAAAGGTGTAGTTGATAATATTTTAAAATATTCCCCTAAGGCTATCTTTGTAATCATTAGTAATCCAATGGATACAATGACATATCTTGCATTAAAAGCAAGCGGTCTGCCTAAAAATCGCATCATTGGTATGGGCGGTATTTTGGATAGCTCTCGCTTCAAATGTTATTTGAGCCAAGCTATGAATGTTCCTGCTACTGACATTCACGGTGTAGTAGTTGGTGGTCATGGCGATACTACAATGATTCCTTTAACTCGCTTTGCTACATATATGGGTATTCCTGCTGCTGAATTATTAGATGCAGCAACGTTGGAAAAAGTAGCTGCTGATACAATGGTTGGCGGTGCTACGTTAACTGGTTTATTAGGTACTTCCGCTTGGTATGCTCCTGGCGCTGCAGGTGCTTTACTAGTTGAAGCAATCGTTCGTGATGAGAAGAAAGTATATCCATGTTGCGTGGCTTTAGACGGCGAATATGGACAAAAAGACATCTGCTTAGGCGTTCCAGTTGTAATCGGCAAAAATGGTTGGGAAAAAATTGTTGATTATAAATTAAATGCAGAAGAACAAGAAAAATTCAATAAGAGCGCTGAAGCTGTTCGTAAAATGAATGCAGTATTAGTGGATCTGAAAGTAGTATAA
- a CDS encoding methylated-DNA--[protein]-cysteine S-methyltransferase, with translation MLSAEKIKSCFIFCVSVSYNRIYLQEGCVMMQQMHTILDTDWGYMNAVWTDIGLWQLDFPFKIKPQEIKSTTSADVELWSEQLRKELNMYWRGFVVDFGVPIDWHGYTSFQKAVLTYTATIPYGQTISYGTLAKEIDNPKAVRAVGGALHINRVPIVVPCHRVIGANGSLTGFGGGVELKQALLMLESGIAES, from the coding sequence GTGCTGTCAGCCGAAAAGATAAAAAGCTGCTTTATTTTTTGTGTGTCTGTTAGTTACAATAGAATTTATTTACAAGAAGGATGTGTAATGATGCAACAAATGCATACAATACTAGATACGGATTGGGGTTACATGAACGCTGTCTGGACAGATATAGGACTGTGGCAGCTTGATTTTCCTTTTAAAATTAAACCTCAAGAAATAAAGAGTACTACTTCAGCAGATGTAGAGTTGTGGTCAGAGCAATTGAGAAAAGAGTTAAATATGTATTGGCGGGGCTTTGTTGTTGATTTTGGTGTACCCATTGATTGGCATGGTTATACTTCTTTTCAAAAAGCTGTACTTACTTATACTGCAACGATTCCCTATGGGCAAACCATTTCCTATGGAACACTAGCCAAAGAAATAGACAATCCTAAAGCTGTGCGGGCAGTAGGGGGAGCGTTACATATCAATCGTGTACCAATTGTAGTACCCTGTCACCGAGTGATCGGAGCTAACGGCAGCCTGACAGGATTTGGCGGGGGAGTGGAATTAAAACAAGCGTTGTTGATGCTGGAAAGTGGTATTGCTGAATCGTAA
- a CDS encoding phage holin family protein: MCGFLLRMILNAVLLFLLIIKLPGIFVDTLGGALLGAVVIGLANSAVRPLLALKTKPFNWLTLGGLTFFMNILTPMLVMKTLPGYQIYSMAAPVTGVCLMTLCSCTLSKVIKDR; this comes from the coding sequence GTGTGCGGTTTTCTGCTGCGTATGATTTTAAATGCTGTATTATTGTTTTTGCTTATCATAAAATTACCTGGGATCTTCGTTGATACCTTAGGCGGTGCATTACTGGGTGCTGTAGTTATTGGATTAGCCAATAGTGCTGTGAGACCCTTGCTTGCGTTAAAAACGAAACCCTTCAATTGGCTCACTTTAGGTGGATTGACTTTTTTTATGAATATATTGACTCCTATGTTAGTAATGAAAACCTTACCGGGTTATCAAATTTACAGCATGGCCGCACCTGTGACAGGTGTTTGCTTAATGACCCTTTGCAGTTGTACTTTATCGAAAGTAATCAAGGACCGATAA
- a CDS encoding Cof-type HAD-IIB family hydrolase, producing the protein MIIKLVAVDMDDTLLDGTLKVSPRTCEAIQKAYEQGVLVTIATGRMFSSAVPFAQELAIRTPIITYNGGMIRSAFTKEMLFHKTISPEVAGKIVEFFHEKGWYLQSHINDELYVVERNEKAKLYESIAGISAVPIGDTFYSMRHEPTKMLAIAEPHEIIEIQKKINNEFAGDIYAASSKSNYLEMMHPSVNKGHGLELLAQSLNITRGEVMAIGDSNNDIPMLEYAGFGVAMGNATDKIKAVAQAVTGHHNAHGVAEAIEKYVLK; encoded by the coding sequence ATGATAATTAAATTAGTGGCAGTAGATATGGATGACACATTGCTGGATGGAACTCTAAAAGTTTCCCCGCGAACTTGTGAAGCGATTCAGAAGGCTTATGAGCAAGGAGTTCTTGTAACAATCGCTACAGGCAGAATGTTCAGCTCAGCAGTGCCTTTTGCCCAAGAGCTTGCTATACGAACACCGATTATCACTTATAATGGTGGTATGATTCGGTCTGCTTTTACCAAGGAAATGTTATTCCATAAGACCATTTCTCCAGAAGTAGCCGGAAAAATTGTAGAATTTTTTCATGAAAAGGGCTGGTATCTGCAATCACATATAAATGATGAATTATATGTAGTAGAACGCAATGAAAAGGCGAAGCTTTATGAGTCGATAGCGGGTATTTCGGCAGTTCCTATTGGTGATACGTTTTATTCCATGCGGCATGAGCCTACTAAAATGCTGGCCATAGCTGAACCCCATGAAATAATTGAGATACAAAAGAAAATTAATAATGAGTTTGCTGGAGATATCTATGCCGCTTCTTCTAAATCGAATTATTTAGAAATGATGCATCCCAGCGTCAATAAAGGACATGGGTTAGAATTGCTGGCACAGAGCCTGAATATCACCCGTGGAGAAGTAATGGCGATTGGTGATTCGAATAATGACATTCCAATGCTTGAATATGCTGGTTTCGGTGTAGCTATGGGAAATGCAACTGATAAAATAAAAGCAGTTGCCCAAGCTGTTACTGGTCATCACAATGCCCACGGCGTAGCCGAGGCCATTGAAAAATATGTATTAAAGTAA
- the namA gene encoding NADPH dehydrogenase NamA: protein MLFTPISIKNLTLKNRIVMPPMCMYSAADDGMVTDWHVIHYATRAAGQVGLIIVEATGIEPRGRISNQDLGIWDDAHIPGLKKVVDQVHAQGGKIGIQLAHAGRKSGVVNSTPVAPSAIAFSEEYALPKALTLQEIKEVVQKFAQGARRAVAAGFDILEIHAAHGYLINEFLSPLTNTRTDEYGGSLEKRVRFLDEVLLAVKQVIPGEMPIIVRVSADDYHPEGNTPELIAAMLNLVKHHGIDVVNVSSGAVISAMPRAYAGYQVAMALTIKEKTQLPVLAGGLITEPAQVLQMLKAGIDLVYTGRELLRNPYWPLQAAHVLQEEVQWPEAYVRAKW from the coding sequence ATGTTATTTACTCCTATTTCTATTAAGAACCTGACCTTAAAGAATCGGATTGTCATGCCGCCCATGTGTATGTACAGTGCGGCAGATGATGGCATGGTGACGGACTGGCATGTTATTCATTATGCCACACGGGCCGCAGGGCAAGTGGGGCTGATTATTGTAGAAGCTACTGGTATTGAACCCCGTGGACGTATTTCCAATCAGGATTTAGGTATTTGGGATGATGCTCATATCCCAGGTCTTAAAAAGGTGGTTGATCAGGTTCATGCCCAAGGGGGAAAAATCGGTATTCAACTGGCTCATGCAGGCAGAAAGAGCGGCGTTGTTAACAGCACACCCGTAGCACCTTCCGCGATTGCTTTTAGCGAAGAATACGCCCTGCCTAAAGCGTTGACCTTGCAGGAAATCAAAGAAGTCGTTCAAAAGTTTGCCCAGGGAGCAAGGCGGGCAGTTGCTGCTGGTTTTGATATTCTTGAAATTCATGCTGCTCATGGATATTTGATCAATGAATTTTTATCACCGCTAACCAATACTCGTACTGATGAGTATGGAGGAAGCCTGGAAAAGAGAGTGCGTTTCTTAGATGAGGTTCTGCTTGCTGTCAAACAGGTCATCCCAGGGGAAATGCCAATCATTGTTCGGGTATCGGCAGATGACTACCATCCAGAAGGAAACACACCGGAACTTATTGCTGCTATGCTAAACCTGGTGAAACATCATGGTATTGATGTAGTCAATGTAAGCTCTGGTGCTGTTATATCGGCAATGCCACGTGCCTATGCTGGATATCAGGTTGCCATGGCACTTACGATTAAAGAGAAAACCCAGCTGCCTGTATTGGCAGGAGGACTCATTACAGAGCCTGCTCAAGTTCTGCAAATGCTTAAGGCTGGTATTGACTTAGTGTACACAGGCAGAGAATTGCTGCGAAATCCTTATTGGCCTTTGCAGGCTGCTCATGTTCTGCAGGAAGAAGTACAATGGCCCGAAGCCTATGTGCGAGCCAAATGGTAA
- a CDS encoding 6-carboxyhexanoate--CoA ligase: MVYSVRMRAAQGGRHEEGGRHISGAERIVPYDKVEQTAAGMLERAFTHSRGQADFINITIETVQPSRIQQVPLLPVYPSSSLTREEGHKAAEHALVAAGVTPSGAKQGILSLSSLADSMRGAMLLCAVTGRRLDDTEDRGIRVSRMDIENEEALIERLVKQGIHNLHVQEALVLASKVAAGPGVVAELCWSDDPEYTMGYVASAKGYIRIPHCKPLGNSVGGRIFFVNPAADRSLLENYLQHQPVLVIL, translated from the coding sequence GTGGTGTACAGCGTTAGAATGCGGGCGGCCCAGGGAGGACGGCATGAAGAGGGCGGGCGTCATATTTCTGGTGCAGAGCGGATTGTTCCTTATGATAAAGTAGAGCAGACGGCTGCTGGAATGCTGGAAAGAGCCTTTACTCACAGTCGGGGACAGGCTGATTTTATTAATATTACGATAGAAACAGTACAGCCTAGCAGGATACAACAGGTACCTTTGCTGCCTGTTTATCCTTCTTCCTCCCTTACGAGAGAGGAAGGGCATAAGGCAGCAGAACATGCATTAGTTGCAGCCGGGGTAACGCCCAGTGGGGCAAAGCAGGGGATCTTAAGTTTGTCGTCTTTAGCTGACAGTATGCGTGGAGCCATGCTGTTATGTGCTGTTACGGGTCGGCGTCTTGATGATACAGAAGACAGAGGCATTCGGGTATCTCGTATGGATATTGAAAACGAAGAAGCATTGATTGAAAGACTGGTAAAGCAGGGGATTCACAATCTGCATGTGCAAGAAGCGCTGGTGCTGGCAAGTAAAGTAGCTGCTGGTCCTGGTGTAGTAGCTGAACTTTGCTGGTCTGATGATCCTGAATATACAATGGGATATGTTGCTTCTGCTAAAGGATACATTCGCATTCCTCATTGCAAACCCTTAGGAAATTCTGTGGGCGGGCGAATCTTTTTTGTAAATCCTGCTGCGGATAGATCCCTTTTGGAGAATTATTTACAACACCAGCCAGTGCTTGTAATACTATAA